The Cervus elaphus chromosome 12, mCerEla1.1, whole genome shotgun sequence DNA window ACACGCAGGCCGAAATTTCAAAGACTTTAAAGGGGCGGGGTTGCTATCTACTACTAAGTAGCAAGGCAGTCAATAAAGTCGCAGAAatgggcaagaaaaataaaaagtgattctCAAAATCTTTCCGCCTTCGGGTCCGTAGGGAGACGCCAGGGTCCGGATGATAGTGGGGTTCAGGGACCGGGCGCTCGGGAACCCCCAAGGCGGAGTCCGGCTGGGGAAACAGTCGGGCGCTTAGGGCAAGAACGCCTGGCTGCCACCCCTGAGCCGCCGGCTCCACGCACCTCATAGCGGGTCCCGCGCTTGTCCTTGAGGGTGGAAATGAACAGGCAGGCGGGGTGCCGGCCGCCCCGCTCGCCTCCAGCTCGGGGACCCGGCGGAGTCCTGGGCGCCTGCTGACAGAGGCTCAACACCGCCCGGACGCCCTTGCCCCGGTTCCTCAGCCCCAAGGCCGGCAAGTGCCGGCTGACCACCTCCACCTCGCAGTGCAGCCTCATCCCGCCGGGACACCAGCCACCGGCTCCCACCACTCGGCTTTGAAACTTCCCCCTTCCCGCGCCGCCGCGCCGCCGCCGGGGCCCTCGAGCACGGGCTGTCCGGGGATCTGCCTGCCGGCTCTCGGTGCCGACGCCCCCGTTTCTTCGGGCAGCGGCCCCACGAGTCCTGCAGGGGCGGACGCGGTCCCCTCTCCCTTGCAGGACCAATACTGCACGGTGGCTGCGAACCGCGGGCACCGACCGCCGGAGGATCCGGCTCGCGCCTCCCGAGCCCGGCGATTGGCGGGGGCGCCACGGCCTTTCCCGGGAGCGCGCGCTGACCGCCCCAGCTGTACTTTGGGGCAGAGTCCGAGTTTCCGCTGCTGACAGTTTACACGCTGCCCGCACACGTGGGGTCTTTGAGTTTCCCAAGAAAGGCCGTAGTTCCTGTGTTTTGGGGGAAGTCTTTCTGTCTACCTAGCTTTGCGAGTTGCCCACTGCCAGCTGGGGCGCTGATAGgctggtgttttgttttggtgcTCTGGAGGAGACAATAGTCACATCAGAAGGGAACTTGAGATGACAATATTTGTCTTGGTAAATGATGGAgagggaactggcaacccactccaatattttttgcctgaaaaatcccatggacagagaagcctggctacagttcatgggatcgcaagagtccgacaagacttagagactaaacaacaatcccTATTATACAGATTCCCTGTTTACAACCGCTAGTGGATTGGATGGAGTGACTGACTTGACTGCATCTGAGACTTGGAAAGACCTTCTGGACCGTTTGGACtccttgtccgactctttgggaccccgtgaaccgcagcacgctaggcctctctgtccatcactaactgctggagtttacccaaactcatgtccattgagtagatgatgccatccaaccatctcatcctctgccgtccccttctcctcctgccctcaatctttcccagcatcagggtcttttcaaatgaatcagctctttgtatcaggtggccaaagtattggagtttcagcttcaacatcagtccttccaatgaacacccaggactgatctcctttaggatggactggttggatctccttgcagtccaagggactctcaagagtcttctccaacaccacagttcaaaagcatcaattcttcggcgctcagctttctttatagtccaactttcacatccatacatgactactggaaaaaccatagccttgaccagatggatctttgttgacaaagtaatgtctctgctttttaatatgctgctaggttggtcataactttacctccaaggagcaagcgtcttttaatgtcatggctgcaatcaccatctgcagtgattttggagcccaaaaaatagtcagccacgatttccgctgtttccccatctatttgccatgcagtgatgggaccgaatgccatgatcttagttttctgaatgttgagctttaagccaactttttcactctcctctttcactttcatcaagaggctctttagttctttttccctttctaccataagggtggtgtcatctgcacatctgaggttattgatatttctcccagccatcttgatttcagcttgtgcttcttccagcccagcgtttctcatgatgtactctgcatataagttaaacaagcagggtgacgatatacagccttgacgtactccttttcctatttggaacaagtctgttgttgcatgtccagttctaacttttgcttcctgacctgcatacaggttactcaagaggcaggtcaggtgatctggtattcccatctctttgagaattttccacagtttattgtgatccacacggtcaaaggctttggtgtagtcaataaagcagaaatagatgtttttctggaactctcttgctttttcaatgatccagtgcatattggcaatttgatctctggttcctctgccttttctaaaaccagcttgaacatctggaagttcacggttcatgtattgctgaagcctggcttggagaattttgagcattactttactagtgtgtgagatgagtgcaattgtgcagtagtttgagcattctttggcatttcctttctttgggattggaatgaaaactgaccttttccagtcctgtggccactgctgagttttccaaatttgctgacatgttgagtgcagcactttcacagcatcatcttttaggatttgaaatagctcgactggaattccatcacctccactagctttgttctagagatgcttcctaaggcccacttgacttcacattccaggatgtgatcacaccatcgtgattatctgagtcatgaagatcttttttgtacagttcttctgtgtattcttgccacctcttcttaataaatatcttctgtttctgttaggtccataccatttctgtcctttattgagcccatctttgcatgaactgttcccttggtatcttaaattttcttgaagagatctctattctttcccattctattgttttcctctatttctttgcattgattgctgaggaaggctttcttatctctcctggatattctttgaaactctgccttcaaatgggtatatctttccttttctcctttgcttttcgcttctcttcttttcacagctatttgtaaggcctcctaagacagccattttcatttttgcatttctttttcttggggatggtcttgatccctgtctcctgtacaatgtcatgaacctccatccatagttcatcatgcactctgtctatcatgtctagtcccttaaatctacttctcacttccactgtataatcataagggatttgatttaggtcatacctgaatggtcttgtggttttccccactttcttcaatttatgtctgaatatGGCAAtgaggtgttcatgatctgagccacagtcagctcccagccttgtttttgctgactgtatagagcttctccatctttggctgcaaagagtataatcaatctgatttcggtgttggccatcaagtgtagagtcttctcttgtgttgttggaagagggtgtttgcttgaccagtgggttctcttggcaaaactctattaacttttgccctgcttcattctgtactccaaggccaaatttgcttgttactccaggtgtttcttgacttcctactttgcattccagtcccctataatgaaaaggacatcttttttgggtgttaattctataacgtcttgtagatcttcatagaaccgttcaacttcagcttctttagcgttactggtcggggcatagacttggattaccgtgatattgaatggtttgccttggaaaggaacagagatcattctgtcatttttgagattgcatccaagtactgcatttcagactcttttgttgactatgatggctactccatttcttctaagggattcctgcccacagtagtagatataacggtcatctgagttaaatttacccattccagtgaTTTTAGTTCACTGTGACAATTCAAGTATACCCATAGAAAGTATCTGTTTTTCCACATTCCTCAACAGTGTGAAgtagcaaacattttttttttgtacttgtcCTTCTGATAGCCTAAAAATGGCAACTCTTGTTTCTATTTGAATTTTGATGATGTAGAGTTTAATGCATcataaacataaacatatatatgtttatatatatatatatatatatatatatacacccatttcaatatatatatttaatatatattctgaAATTGAAGACAGCTCAATAGAGATATAGGTCTTTAATTATGGATGTAGAATCACAAATAATTGTGAGACTAAGTTAAGGAGGAAAATAGGCAATATCTTGAATAATGGTGTCTTAACATACAGATCATTCCAATgtgcttaaattaaaaaacaatatctATACTCAgatgaaacaaaatattaataggtGTTATCTGGGCTAGGAGATTAGtggcacattttttctttttctttgactttcactgtatttaagaaagaatgaaagaaagagtaCTTGGTATGTATTATATTCAGGGAAAATGTAATctaaaagaagattttaaaagccAAATACAAATGAGTAATAGGATTTTGTAAAAATAGTATAGAATTAAGCTAAAAGCTCTTTACAAATACTGGGTTAAaatggacttttaaaatggtATTCTCAGCTTTCTTATTGAAAAAGAAATTGATAATTCCATTGATGGAGATAGACAGTGCTACATCATCTTAAGACTGAGTGGGAAGTACAGCTTTTCAACTGCAGTTTTGTAGTAGCTCCATCAAGGAGACTAATTTTCAAGACCAGAATAAACATTAAGAACTACTTGGATATCACCATAGTTCAAGATAGTTTAAGCTATAAGAGATTGTTATTGTTCAAGTGTAATTAATTGTTTCTTGTTtatcctcccccttctcccttgAGGATTTTATAgcagaatattgaaaatatttatggaattgaTCTCAGTACCATTGTCATATTTTAACAATTATGGAGAACAACTAGGAAAGGCCTGAGAGGCTATAGGCGGGCAAATGTTTGATTAGCTTCTGAGAAGCATATGGATTTTGGAAACTACACATTTATGACTGACACAAATTCCAGGCAAACTGTAGAAGCTTGACATTTGACCGTCTACAGTCaggctttaaattttaattaatcatCTGTCACTAGGTCTTTTGTGCATCCTCCTCTCTAGTTACCCGAGGTTGTTATCCTCCTTAAGCTTCTCCCAACTCCAGTTCTGGGCTCAAAGCCGTCCTCTCACTGAGCTCCCTTCCATCAAGTGCTGCCCGTGTAAACCTCACTCTTCACTTAAGGTCTACTTCAAAGGCCCCTCAGATGAAACTCATTCTGGAATTAATCTTTCTTCTTTGCTCTTCTTGTGCTCTATAAGTACATCTATCATTGAATACAGTTGTCCTACCTACTTAGAGTCATGAAAgttgaaactgaaaacaaaacaaaaaagctgaaACTGGAAGGAAGGGCTCTGAGAAAGTTCTATCTTTCTCAAGACATTCGTTTTGAGAGCAGGATCAGGTCATATCAGTTTTTAAATCTCTGGCTTGACTCCTTCCTTTATCAGGTAGCAAAGTGCCTAATTTAGATTGGGAGGGGCACTAGACCTGAAACAATATAGCTTCAAGAGGTATGGTATTTCAATTCTAGTATAAGAGTTCATGTATAAAAAttttctatggaaaacagtgtggagattccttaaaaaactggaaatagaactgccatatgacccagcaataccacttctgggcatacacactgaggaaaccagatctgaaagagacacatgcaccccaatgttcatcgcagcactgtttataatagccaggacatggaagcaacctagatgcccatcagcagatgaatggataaggaagctgtggtacatatacaccatggaattttactcagccgtcaaaaagaattcatttgaaccagtcctaatgagatggatgaaactggagccccttatacagagtgaagtaagccagaaagataaagaacattacagcatactaacacatatatatggaatttagaaagatggtaacgataaccctatatgcaaaacagaaaaagagacacagaaatacagaacagtcttttgaactctgtgggagaaggtgagggtgggatgtttcaaaagaacagcatgtatactatctatggtgaaacagatcaccagcccaggtgggatgcatgagacaagtgctcgggcctggtgcactgggaagacccagaggaatcgggtggagagggagatgggaggggggatcgggatggggaataagtgtaaatctatggctgattcatatcaaaaagaaaaaaaaaaagaaaaaaaaaaaaaaagaaatgcagaatcctaggccccaccccagacctacagaatcagaatctgcattttaacaatatttcctGTGTAAAGTTTGAAAAACGCTGACCCAAACTATGCCGGCTTCATTTTGCTGCTGAGATACTGCAGTCTGTGGAGGTGAACTGACTTCGCCAAGGTCCCATACAAGCTTGGGAGCGGAGCAGAGCCAAgactctgccaaaaaaaaaaaaaaaaaaaaaaattttctgcatTATTGCACCCTGTGGTACATTTTATAGATCTGGTTAAAGCTTTGATATCAGAGCCATGTATAACTTTAGGTTTATTTAGAAACATTATAAATGACTACGTGGATTTTAGGGACAGTTTTCACTAGTTTATTGGATGGCATTTGGTTTTCACAAGTTGTTTTATTACCGAATCATCTAGTCAAAGCAGCACACATTGGCTATTTACTTTTTCTTACTTTAAACTCAACTAGCTACACTTAAATATTAAAGACATTATCTCATGTCATTTTTCCTGAATAGTGTAGGTGTCTCTAGAAGCTGTGTGCCAACTAAAAAGAAGTTGCCTAACAAAACAGCAACTCCTACCGTCCACTCCTAATTATTACAGTAGGTTTTAAGTTATTTTGCAATTTTATTCCAGTAGGTGTCAGTGCTGAGTccagaaaaaattctttttccaagTGCAAAATTTTAATTAGAAGAATATATAAAGGTTCAGACGACGAGGAATAAACAGAATAGTTACGTcgtttatttcttaaaagttcaAAACTCTTTCCTGGAGGCTCAAAAGAGACAGGGTCTCGCTATGTTGCCCAGGCTGGAGTACAGTGGCTATTCACAGGCGCGATCCCACTACTGATCAGCACGGGAGTTTTGACCTGCTCCGTTTCCGACCTGGGCCGGTTCACCCCTCCTTAGGCAACCTGGTGGTCCCCCGCTCCCGGGAGGTCACCATATTGATGCCGAACTTAGTGCGGACACCCGATCGGCATAGCGCACTGCAGCCCAGAACTCCTGAGCTCAAGCGAtcctccagcctcagcctcccGAGTAGCTGGGATTACAGGCGCGCGCCACCGCGCCCGGCGATCGCAGGGCAGCGCAAGACAACACTTGAGGCTGAGGTGTGGTGACGTCATCAGCTGTGCCGGCCTAGAATATTTCCAAGCCTCTCCCCGCCCCTGCGACTCCGTAGACGCATTGCGCACGCACCGTTTGTCAGCACTGCTTTCTGGGTAAAGGGTCCTAAAATTTTGAAGAGCGCATGCGTACGCTCTCTCGTTCCTTTTACCTCGTTGCAACCGAGAAAGCAACATGGGTCACCAGCAGCTCTACTGGAGCCATCCGAGAAAATTCGGCCAGGGTTCTCGCTCTTGGTGAGAAACAGAATGTGGCTGTATGGAAGGGTTGCTTTGGGGCGCGACACTGCTTGAAATAGAATATAGAGGAGCCCACGGGCGGCGCGTGGGGGCAGACGGAATCGGAGAGGTGGCTGCCGCCATTTACAGGCCTCGGATGAGTCCGTGGTGACCTGCAGTGCGAGTGATGGGCACCCCCCCCGCGCCGAGTGCCGATACTTTACTTTCTGTGACTAATGATAATGCCGTTTCTTTTTGCAGCCGGGTCTGCTCAAACCGGCACGGTCTGATCCGGAAATACGGCCTCAATATGTGCCGCCAGTGTTTCCGCCAGTATGCGAAGGACATCGGCTTCATTAAGGTACGCTGGCGGACGCCATGGTCTCCTGTTTCGGGAGGGGCCGACAAGCCGGCCGTTGGGTGTTTGCGTTTGATCAATGCCGTTTTTCTTTTAGGTAGCAGGGCTCTTCCTTTGTAGCGGACAACACAGTTGAGAGGCTCGGCAGTCATCTTAATATTATTGGGGGGGATGTGAAGGCGTGGAAAAGTAGTTTTTCTAATACCTTTTTACCCACTTCTGTTAGTTTTAGGTGCTATATGTAATGTTGGGTAAACATTACTTTTTAGAAGTCGCTAAAATGAAACATTAGATCACTAATCATATCTTGTTAATTTTCGGCAAAACACATGCCTTGACCGCTGCCCTGAAATAACTGAATAGGGTCATGTAGTGGAATGAGCTTGAGGTTTGGGGCTAGATCTTTGCAGGATTCAGAGATCTGTCATTTAATAGTCATGACTTTGGTCAAGTCACTCAAAAGTTTAAGTTTtttcctgtgaaaaataaatagtaGGGTTGTTGCAAAAATTATATGTGACGGTTTCTTGGCTCCTAAAAGTCACTTAAatgttagttgttttttttttttttttaagttgaagattAATTTCGAACTGGCTCTTTGAGAtataaaaatctgtcactaccTTTTTATTAGTAATTAGAATGCAACAATGTTGAGTACAACGTATTTGTTTAAATTAGCTCTTACGTTGAAGTATTACCGTGGGTATAATTTGTTAATGTAATAGCGGAGATGAATTGTTAATGTGCGATTTCTGTGACAAAGTATCTGAAGCTTAAACTTTTGATTTTGACCGAATACTTAAGAAATACTTGTTTAGTGTTAATTATGGAAGTTGAAATAACTCTATCACAGATGGGAGAATGGACTCAAGTCTGCCAGTTTTGTGattaagagattaagaagaaatgAATTGACTTAACGAATGTCTTAtagaatagtgtctggcacacaaTGAGTAACAAAATATTAGCTGTGTTGTTAGTTACTACTTAATGACAGTCCTGAGCTTTTGGTAAGGATAATTTTCTGAAGCAATGTTTTTCTACTGGGAAATTTCTTTGATGGTAGAAGTGGGTGTCCCAATACTAAAATTCAGTTACAGATCAAGCTGAGATTCATGGAGTAGCTtgtagtaggtgttcagtaaatatttaagctATTTAGGTCTGGATTACTAGTTTGGGTGGGTCAGATTTCCAGTTTAAACCTCATTctacaatgaaccatttctttctGAGAATAAAATGGATGTTTAAGGCATTTTGaattaattcattttctttttttcttttttttcagttggacTAACTGAACTTCCTTATATGGCTCATCCAGCACATCACCCCTAGGTGGAAATAATACTAGCTCTttgtatgtaaaataaaagttttcaaaacttCAAGTATGAGtgaaatcttttaaaactttacttCTCTGGATTCAACTTAAAAATACTTCTTTTCCCTGGCTTATGCAAAAGTATTCATGTTGAACTCTTGTAATGTCAGTTTTAGCTTTATACTTCAAAAAAGCCGTTTTTTGTTAGTTAAGGTGCCCATTACATATAGCAGCATCCAGCATATAACCTGAGACAATTGGACTCTTGAGCAGTTGCTGTCATTTAGATCTGCGctgggtggaaaaaaaaagacctgctCTGAGCATTTACCTAGTATTTAGTAGTCCTGCTACTACTAATTTTGGGCTAATTCATCAGTTTACAAGAAAGCTTGTAAATTTCTCAACGTGTTTGGGTGAGATGATTAAAAGTGAAAAGGGTCTTATAAACAAAAGTAGCTTTTAGTTGGGGCAGAGTTTAACAGAAAAACAAGTCTATCAGAATAGGCAGCATGAAAGTTGAGCTAGTCAACTAGCACACAAGTCAAAATGACTTCTGAAGAGGAAGACAGGATTTGTTGAAGGATTAGGTGTGGGAGAGAACCAAGAGTGATTCTAAGGGTTTTGGCTCGAACAACTGGAAGGGTTACTCTTGAGCTAGGACTTGAGAAAGTAGCTTGGTTTAGGGAAGAAAAAGTTGAGTTTCAGGCATATtgaattttaaatgcttattagccatttgtgtTAAGCTCTGAAGCAGGCATTCATCTAGGGTTGACAGGAGCCTATCCTGGGCTCCCTCTGGGGCCCACTGTTTCGTGGGGATCTTGCAGTGGGTGGTGTGGCTTTGTCTCTGAAtaacctggggaaagaaatggcaacccactccagtgttcttgcctggagaattccatagacgggagcctggtgtggggtcacagagacaagACTAACCCTGAACTGAACTATCACAAGATAGGCTTGACTGGTTGTTCTCAGGTTATGAATAGTGTCTGCTGTTTGGGGATCTCATTTTCCTGACTGGGTGAGATCTTAGCCCTAAAGTCTAGAGATTAAATGATAAACATGGAGAAGGCTGTTCTGGGTTATTCCCAAGAGCAGGTA harbors:
- the RPS29 gene encoding 40S ribosomal protein S29; translation: MGHQQLYWSHPRKFGQGSRSCRVCSNRHGLIRKYGLNMCRQCFRQYAKDIGFIKLD